The sequence CCGATGGCAGACCCTTCCGCCTCGGACTTGATGGCCGAGACCTGCAGCGCTTGCTCCTGCATGTCGGTGGAAAACGTGCTGTATGTCAACTGCGAAAAGATCACCGTCTATCGACCCACGCAACTCATCCCGCCGGCCTCGTCCTTATACCATCTTAACTTCCAGAACAACTTCTTAATCATACTCTACCCAAACTCGTTCCTCAACTTCACCCACGCTGTGTCACTGCAGCTGGGGAACAATAAACTGCAGAACATTGAAGGTGGAGCGTTCATGGGGATGAGCGCGTTGAAACAGCTGCACCTGAACAATAATGAGTTAAAGGTGCTGCGAGCAGACACTTTCCAAGGGATAGAAAACTTGGAGTATCTTCAGGCTGACTACAACTTGATAAAATACATTGAAAAGGGAGCATTTAACAAACTGCACAAGCTAAAAGTGCTGATCCTGAATGATAATCTCATACAGGCACTTCCTGACAACATATTTCGCTTTGCCTCAATGACACACCTGGATATAAGGGGGAACAGGATCCAGAAGCTTCCTTATTTAGGGGTTCTGGAGCACATTGGGCGCATTGTAGAGCTGCAGCTGGACGACAACCCCTGGAATTGTACCTGTGACTTGGCACCTCTCAAGGCATGGCTTGAAAACATGCCATATAATATTTTTATCGGTGAGGCCATATGTGAAACACCAAGTGACTTGTACGGGAGGCTCTTGAAAGAAACCAACAAACAGGAGCTTTGTCCCATGGGAACAGGAAGTGACTTTGATGTTAGGATGCCACCCCCAATGCCTGATAATGGGCAGTCGCCCTCCAAAATGTCCCCAACCACCGTGGCTCCCATAGCCACAAAATCGCCAAAAACCACTGACTCATCTAAGATTTATGGTAATGGCAATGTGGTTGGTTTACCTCCATTTGGAAGAAATAGCCAGATTGTTTCCTTTCAGACGCGGACCCCTCCATTGTTGTGTCCCCAGCCCTGCAGCTGTAAAGCTCACCCCTCTGACTTTGGCATTAGCGTCAGCTGTCAGGAGAGGAATATTAAAAATCTAGCTGATCTCATTCCCAAACCCCCAAATGCCAAGAAACTTCACCTGAGTGGGAATTACATACGTGACATAAGCCTGACTGATTTCCAAGGTTTTGAGGGCTTAGATTTGCTACATCTGGGCAGCAATCAAATTGTCACAGTCCAGAAAGGTGTGTTTGCTAACCTCACTAACCTGAGGAGACTGTATCTGAATGGAAACCAGCTTGAACAGTTACACCCAGAGATGTTTTTGGGCCTCACAAACCTACAGTACCTGTATTTGGAATACAATGCCATAAAAGAAATCTTAGCAGGCACATTTGACTCTATGCCGAACCTACAACTCCTGTATCTCAACAACAATGTTCTGCGGAGTCTCCCCGCCTACGTGTTTGCGGGTGTCTCTTTAGCTAGACTGAATCTGAAAAACAACCACTTCATGACCCTGCCAGTGAGCGGTGTCTTGGACCAGCTGCGGTCATTGACCCAGATAGACCTGGAAGGGAACCCGTGGGAGTGTTCCTGCGATCTGGTCGCCCTCAAACTCTGGCTAGAGAAGTTAAGTGATGGAGTGGCTGCCAAAGAGGTGAAATGTGCCTCCCCTGTGCAGTTCTCCAACATTGAGCTGCGCCTCTTGAAAAATGAGATCTTGTGCCCTAAGCTTGTTGCAAGGCCGCCGTTTATTCTCACTAGCGCCACCCCTGTTTTGACCTCAGTGTCGCCTGCTGGAGTTGGCAAAGCCCCACCGGGAGGGCCTGTGCCTCTCTCGATTATGATCCTCAGCATCCTTGTAGTGCTAATCCTTACTGTGTTTGTGGCCTTCTGCCTTCTAGTCTTTGTCCTGAGGCGGAATAAGAAACCCGTGGGCAGGCAGGAGGGGCTGGGGAATCAGGAGTGTGGCTCTATGTCACTGCAGCTCCGCCGACATAGCCACAAATCAGGCAAAAAAGGCTCCATCCCGGGAGATGACTTGGGAGGCGAAGCGTTCATCCCCCAGACCATCGATCACATCGGAAAGAGCCACACCTGCGGGATCGGACGCTCCTCAGACATGGATGCTGGGTTCAAGTTTGCCGACTCACAGAGGCAGAAGATTATCCTCCGGAACAGCGCTGACAAGGATAAAGACTCGCTTTCCACCCTGGAGCGCAACAAGCGCCTCAGCACCATCGACGAACTCGAGGAGTTCCTTCCCCACCGAGAGCCCAGCATGTTCATTCAGAACTTCCTGGACGGCAAAAGAGATTTCAACAGTATAGGCATGGGCGGGTATGAAATCCGCTACCCGGAGAAAACACTGgataaaaagatgaagaagtCATCGCTGATAGGCGGGAACCACAGTAAGATCGTGGTGGAGCAGAGAAAAAGTGAGTATTACGAGCTGAAAGCCAAGCTCCAAGGAACGCCTGATTACCTGCAGGTGCTCGAGGAGCAGACTGCACTGAGTAAAATGTAAGGATTGTTGTGTTTGATTTAGTGCattgattacacacacacacaagaaagtcagacacacatacaggcagacagacagccaAACACATCTGCCTTTCTCTGGTTCTTTCTCCCCCTCtagccacacacatacagacacacaaacacacacacacacacacacacacacacatcatttagCCACCCCAGATCTTTcgctttctttcttcatttctctctctgcagccacacatgcacagacacactcccacacacacatacagcaaaaAAAGTGCCTTCTGGTAATCCTTAATGACCAATGCAGAGATGGACAAAATGGCTCCACACTACAAAGCTATTACTAGAATCAGCGTGGatgtatttcacagtaaaagACCTTTGGATTATCCATGCCACTACATGTATGAATCCCACATACATACCACAGGACACCCTAAAAAGCAACCAGACATTTATAGTATTTTTGCTGCTATTGAAATGGGTACTTATctgcttttttgttgttcttgttgttctttttctcctccttttgtttttcctaccAAATCAAAGGGTCTTGAAAACAGTGCTTGAGAATATACCTCGCGGTCTTCAACCCTcgtttaaaaaaagagaaaaaaaaaaaaggaaaaggagggcACCTcggttgttttcttttgctccGGAAAGTATCCAAAATCACTTCTCCTGGGATGAGATTAACAGAAATGGTGACTCAATGGATGCTACTgcttttttatgcttttttttttttttcaatttgtgagGATACCTGTTTGTTGTTGGGGAAGCTCTCTGGAGTCGGCTGCAGACTCTCTGCCATCTTGTCTGGATTATACACCAGTAGCAGAACACCTGCTCTTTGCTGGGAGGCTAAACGGCTCATGTTTTCCATTCACGGGAAGTCAAGGCACTGCAAAACTCTTTTGGGAATGATTTCAtgacttgttttctttgtgtaaaGAGCCATGTTAAATATAGTGTCTTCTGAATGgagttgtgttttctcttcaagTTGCTACTTAAAACTGTATGTTTTGGGTGAAATCTAACGGCACATACACTGTCAGAGGATGTTgtttctgaaaaatgaaaacccAAGGATAAAAAATTACAAAGCTGCTTGCCATGTAAGCGTAACCTGGAATTTATTTTGTAAGTCTTACATTATTTGTATCTGTGGGACTGGTTTGTAAATTACAAGGAAAGAAACAtctacacatgcacacgcacatacTGTACGACGGAGCATCATCATCAAGAGACTACAACCCAGAAATGTCAAACAGACCGCTAATATAATTCAATCGGTGATCCACCCCCCCCTCTTGTCAGCTCTCAATtcgtagtaaaaaaaaaaaaatttaacaacatagttaatttatttttctatgcAGGATTATTTAAAGAGTTATTggtattatttaaaaagaataatacACAAAGAGTGGAAACGACTTGATAGAATGATGCATCAGAGCTAATTCACGTCACCAGAAGTGACTGTTGAGTTGTTTAAAgggtttctgtttctctcagttTACTGAAGAACCCGGCCCGCTGGGTGAGGGTTGTGAAATGTGATCTGTGATGTTTCCTGTTTATTGTGTCGCACGACAAGCCGAGGCCTGATAGAGTCTGTGAAGTTTCAAGCAGTTTCCTTATTCTTATATCTCCCACAGTATCTTGTAAAAGGTTTCTTATTAACATTATGCAACCAAAATAAATGTGCATTAAACTTGATATGGTTCTGGATTGTTGGGATGGGAATGGAGACATTCGCTGGGTGAGGAAAGGCTACGAATTGAGGCTCTAAAATTGCTCTCGAGAATTTGGGCAGAATCATATCATAAAACACCATGTGCAATATTAGTAAAAATGCTCAGTCATGATGGCTTCAattaatttttgtttaatttatttagtttgaGGTTATATTGTCGAGACAGGTTCTATTTCGAAATTCTTTTTATCAACTTAACTCTATCCGGTCCTTATTTAAAAAGTATTGTTAAGTTAAAATTATCAGTGTTTATTGACATTACAAATGAATAGAATGTATCTTGgaaagtataataaatacaattttctaTCGGTCATAAATCTCCTGTATATTGGTTAATTTTCTCTTGTATAATCATGTTGAAATCAAGGTATTAAAATCAGCACCTATTTGCACTGTGTCCCccctttcttttaatttacgTCCTTTTAGCCTTTCTAAGCTGCTTTACTATGAGACAGAAATATTCTTTCACTGAAACTACCGATGCTCCTTCATATCCTGCTTCCAGTTTTTTCACAAAACAAGTTGGACTGTCTGACAGCTCAGTGTTGGACAGAATACAGCTCAAGTGACAGAATGTTGTACTTGTTTTGTTCATGTACAAACACTGGCTGGCCTTCAAGCATAATATATGTTTGCGTAGTCTGTTTAGTTCGAGAAAACTGGCTGTGGAGATGAGGAAACTGCTGCTTGTTGCTCTTAAGGCCATGAAACCATGGCATGCTTTGCAACTGACTTAAGAACCACATCTTAAGGTTTGGTACATATTCTGACAAAACTGGTTTTATTCCAGTCTCAATACAAGCAAGACTACATGCCAAACTAGACATTTAGATTCTTTCTTTTGCTGTTTCTGTGGTTCAGATAAGTGAAAAATATCctgaaatcacatttcaaaGATGTTATATGACCAAATAACTTCATGTTCACCTGTTTTAATGCAGCCTCATTTGACATTTCcactttttgtgtgtctgttccTGTGAAATCCATGTTCACGTGTCCAGAATTTGCTCTTTTTTAAGTCTTAAAGCTTTTGTAGCACAGACTTTATTGTCTAGCAAGTATCATATATCCATCTGTTTTTAGGCACCTATCAAACATTCATGTCTGTTCCATTTTAGGGTTAAAAATTCAGATTTCTTGTTTCTGTGTTAATCCAACCTATGGGGCTTTTGGGAAACCAAGTAGCAGAAAGTATGACTCATCCAGACGCCAGAGAATTGTCCTCATTAATTATTAATACCCTTGGCAGTTATGAACTAAAAAAGGGATGTGGGGAGGGGGTATGAATCTGATATGCCCACCCCCTCCAaattctctctccctcctccacatcttttcctctctcctgtcaTATTTTTGATCACACCACTCCATAATAGAGTAGAAACATCATTTCGATACTTAAAAAAGACTCAAATTGGCTGGAAAAGAGTCTTTTCAGTCCAATATTTTACTGCAGTGACTTGGCTCCTATGCAGGGTTCTGTTCCTGGAAGctccaggggtccttgagggggaTACCATGGCATCACTAGAAAACTGagaaatactttattttcactgtaatttaaCTCACCAGATATTAGTACAATGAAAAACAGTACAAGGAGCCTGATGATAggtttttctcttctctctgttgttATCATCCCACCTGCTGCAGAGACTGTTATGCAATTCTGTGCTGAATTCTAACTGTAAAAGTCATCTCTGCTGTGGCCTAGAGTATATTCTTATCTGATAGGGTTGCTTGATGAAATTCACAACTGTTTGGGGGAGACTGTATTGGAAATGTTTGGAAAGTACTGCTGGAATAGGAAGGTAGAAAGGTTTTAAGTATGGAAATGGCCACAAGGGGTGCTGTGAGCTAAGAACACAGCAAAGAGTGTGAAATGGTGTGACTGGACTGcaggaggaaagacagaaagaaaaaaaagtgtttttatcaaatcttatctatgaaaaagaaaataaatgaaaagagaggTGCAATATTAAAGTAAACAATTATAGTAAACAATTATTTGCAGACTTATTCCCAAAATATACCAAAAAACCTATCCTAAATCAAAATCTAATGATTAATTTGGCAGATATGTTTTCTCAAAATCTACAACtgaatttctttttctcttttttggctttttctcacttttacactgcatgaaaatacatttcagtcagTATTTACATCAGCTGGCTCTGTAGGGTATCTCTATCTCATAACCTTAATAATTCAGTATTTGTAGCACAATCTTAGGAGCAAAAAAGGCAATTGGTAAAACAAAAGTGTACAAAACAGATATGATAATAATTTCACTAGTTATTATTCACAGTTTTAGAAACaggtttttgtatttgtgtcacaaactatgaacatttaaacaagTAAGTATGTACTTGGAGGTCTTGGATGTCACATTTTCCCATCTGCACTTAAATGCAGCATAGAAATTTAAGTAAAATTGAAAAGTTTGAAACTTTATGatcctatttttttctttattggacATTTATCCTAAGAGAACATAACAATTACTTTCAGAATGATAAAAGCAACATGTATCTTCTAAGAGAAGGTGAAAACCAATGAAAAATATACAGGATATTTATTGGAAATAAGTATTTTTGTGTTGGgtgcaaatgttttctgtgaataCAGTATGCAGTCTCATTCcctatttatattttcatgttctCCCCACTTTGTTCTAGTGTTGATCATTTGTACTTGTGGGGaatttcttcttcactgtgGATATTCTGTCAACTTAAtccctctcctttcttctcctgttCCCCCTTTCCTAGAGGTTTTTATCATCAAAAAGAACAGGAATTATGCATTTATGAATAATAGCCATTGTAGAAATTTCCATTtccatgcagtataaatgtatCATGTGGCTGCTGTACAGACAAACCAGGCTTCTGTTGTGTCTGCATTTGTGTTGATAGTGTTGCAGCCACTATCTATACATATTTCTGTACCAAAGTTAGACAGCGAATAACCAAGAGTTTAAACAATATACATTTTAAGTATAAAGAAGTGCTGTATCTCgaaaataaaattcaacattttttttttttaaataatgaataataatagttgaattatgtcatttaattttgttattagAATATAAGTAATA comes from Thunnus maccoyii chromosome 8, fThuMac1.1, whole genome shotgun sequence and encodes:
- the slitrk4 gene encoding SLIT and NTRK-like protein 4 isoform X2, whose translation is MLLVLLLTAFSSSISGTLSSSLSSPSMSDGPPMADPSASDLMAETCSACSCMSVENVLYVNCEKITVYRPTQLIPPASSLYHLNFQNNFLIILYPNSFLNFTHAVSLQLGNNKLQNIEGGAFMGMSALKQLHLNNNELKVLRADTFQGIENLEYLQADYNLIKYIEKGAFNKLHKLKVLILNDNLIQALPDNIFRFASMTHLDIRGNRIQKLPYLGVLEHIGRIVELQLDDNPWNCTCDLAPLKAWLENMPYNIFIGEAICETPSDLYGRLLKETNKQELCPMGTGSDFDVRMPPPMPDNGQSPSKMSPTTVAPIATKSPKTTDSSKIYGNGNVVGLPPFGRNSQIVSFQTRTPPLLCPQPCSCKAHPSDFGISVSCQERNIKNLADLIPKPPNAKKLHLSGNYIRDISLTDFQGFEGLDLLHLGSNQIVTVQKGVFANLTNLRRLYLNGNQLEQLHPEMFLGLTNLQYLYLEYNAIKEILAGTFDSMPNLQLLYLNNNVLRSLPAYVFAGVSLARLNLKNNHFMTLPVSGVLDQLRSLTQIDLEGNPWECSCDLVALKLWLEKLSDGVAAKEVKCASPVQFSNIELRLLKNEILCPKLVARPPFILTSATPVLTSVSPAGVGKAPPGGPVPLSIMILSILVVLILTVFVAFCLLVFVLRRNKKPVGRQEGLGNQECGSMSLQLRRHSHKSGKKGSIPGDDLGGEAFIPQTIDHIGKSHTCGIGRSSDMDAGFKFADSQRQKIILRNSADKDKDSLSTLERNKRLSTIDELEEFLPHREPSMFIQNFLDGKRDFNSIGMGGYEIRYPEKTLDKKMKKSSLIGGNHSKIVVEQRKRS
- the slitrk4 gene encoding SLIT and NTRK-like protein 4 isoform X1, with the protein product MLLVLLLTAFSSSISGTLSSSLSSPSMSDGPPMADPSASDLMAETCSACSCMSVENVLYVNCEKITVYRPTQLIPPASSLYHLNFQNNFLIILYPNSFLNFTHAVSLQLGNNKLQNIEGGAFMGMSALKQLHLNNNELKVLRADTFQGIENLEYLQADYNLIKYIEKGAFNKLHKLKVLILNDNLIQALPDNIFRFASMTHLDIRGNRIQKLPYLGVLEHIGRIVELQLDDNPWNCTCDLAPLKAWLENMPYNIFIGEAICETPSDLYGRLLKETNKQELCPMGTGSDFDVRMPPPMPDNGQSPSKMSPTTVAPIATKSPKTTDSSKIYGNGNVVGLPPFGRNSQIVSFQTRTPPLLCPQPCSCKAHPSDFGISVSCQERNIKNLADLIPKPPNAKKLHLSGNYIRDISLTDFQGFEGLDLLHLGSNQIVTVQKGVFANLTNLRRLYLNGNQLEQLHPEMFLGLTNLQYLYLEYNAIKEILAGTFDSMPNLQLLYLNNNVLRSLPAYVFAGVSLARLNLKNNHFMTLPVSGVLDQLRSLTQIDLEGNPWECSCDLVALKLWLEKLSDGVAAKEVKCASPVQFSNIELRLLKNEILCPKLVARPPFILTSATPVLTSVSPAGVGKAPPGGPVPLSIMILSILVVLILTVFVAFCLLVFVLRRNKKPVGRQEGLGNQECGSMSLQLRRHSHKSGKKGSIPGDDLGGEAFIPQTIDHIGKSHTCGIGRSSDMDAGFKFADSQRQKIILRNSADKDKDSLSTLERNKRLSTIDELEEFLPHREPSMFIQNFLDGKRDFNSIGMGGYEIRYPEKTLDKKMKKSSLIGGNHSKIVVEQRKSEYYELKAKLQGTPDYLQVLEEQTALSKM